From one Variovorax sp. PBL-H6 genomic stretch:
- the accD gene encoding acetyl-CoA carboxylase, carboxyltransferase subunit beta has protein sequence MSWLEKLLPPKIAPTDPSERRQMPEGLWIKCPSCDTVLYKTDLEHNQNVCPSCSHHHRIGARARIDAFLDSEGRYEVGQEVLPVDALKFKDSRKYPERLKEALENTGETDALVVVGGSVHSINVMVACFEFDFMGGSMGSVVGERFVRGVETAIEQKVPFICFTATGGARMQEGLLSLMQMAKTNAALTRLAKKGLPYISVLTDPTMGGVSAGFAFVGDVVIAEPKALIGFAGPRVIESTVRVTLPEGFQRAEFLQTKGAIDFICDRRELRKTVANTLAMLLRQPADAVA, from the coding sequence ATGAGCTGGCTTGAAAAACTGCTTCCGCCCAAGATTGCGCCCACCGACCCGAGCGAGCGGCGCCAGATGCCCGAAGGCCTCTGGATCAAGTGCCCGAGCTGCGACACCGTGCTCTACAAGACCGACCTCGAGCACAACCAGAACGTGTGCCCGAGTTGCAGCCATCACCACCGCATCGGCGCGCGCGCGCGCATCGACGCCTTCCTGGATTCGGAAGGCCGCTACGAAGTGGGCCAGGAAGTCCTGCCCGTCGACGCCCTCAAGTTCAAGGACAGCCGCAAGTACCCCGAGCGGCTCAAGGAAGCACTCGAAAACACCGGCGAGACTGATGCGCTCGTCGTCGTGGGCGGCTCGGTCCACAGCATCAACGTGATGGTGGCCTGTTTCGAGTTCGACTTCATGGGCGGCAGCATGGGCAGCGTGGTCGGCGAGCGCTTCGTGCGCGGTGTCGAAACCGCGATCGAGCAGAAGGTGCCCTTCATCTGCTTCACCGCCACGGGCGGCGCGCGCATGCAGGAAGGGCTGCTGTCGTTGATGCAGATGGCCAAGACCAACGCGGCGCTCACGCGCCTGGCCAAGAAGGGCCTGCCCTACATCAGCGTGCTGACCGACCCGACCATGGGCGGCGTGAGCGCCGGCTTCGCCTTCGTGGGCGACGTGGTGATCGCCGAGCCCAAGGCGCTGATCGGCTTTGCCGGCCCTCGCGTGATCGAATCGACCGTGCGGGTAACCCTGCCCGAAGGCTTCCAGCGCGCCGAATTTCTTCAGACCAAGGGTGCGATCGACTTCATCTGCGATAGGCGCGAACTGCGCAAGACGGTTGCCAACACGCTGGCGATGCTGCTGCGTCAGCCGGCAGACGCAGTGGCCTGA
- a CDS encoding phosphoribosylanthranilate isomerase: protein MSKARRTRIKICGLTREQDVDAAVEAGADAVGFVLYPASPRAVTADRASQLASRLPPFVTPVLLFVNAPTAAALAALRGVPGAMAQFHGDESPEQCWESSGGGAHRFMRAARIPLGAAGAAFDLVKYTSDYSRALAILLDAHVEAYGGGGKAFDWSLLPPAVNAHLVLSGGLAPANVGDGIRRLRTAAKSLAVDVSSGVEAAKGIKDAAKIREFVAAVRAADALT, encoded by the coding sequence ATGAGCAAAGCCCGGCGTACTCGCATCAAGATCTGCGGACTCACGCGCGAGCAGGATGTCGATGCAGCCGTCGAGGCGGGTGCCGATGCCGTGGGTTTCGTGCTCTACCCGGCCAGCCCGCGCGCGGTGACTGCGGACCGCGCAAGCCAGTTGGCCTCGCGGCTGCCACCCTTCGTCACGCCGGTCCTGTTGTTCGTCAACGCGCCCACGGCTGCAGCCTTGGCGGCTCTGCGAGGCGTGCCTGGCGCCATGGCCCAGTTCCACGGGGATGAATCGCCGGAGCAATGCTGGGAATCCAGCGGCGGCGGTGCCCACCGCTTCATGCGCGCGGCCCGCATTCCGCTCGGCGCTGCCGGCGCCGCCTTCGACCTCGTAAAATACACCTCCGATTACTCTCGCGCCCTGGCCATCCTGCTCGACGCCCATGTCGAAGCCTATGGCGGTGGCGGCAAGGCATTCGATTGGTCACTTCTTCCACCCGCCGTCAACGCTCACCTCGTCTTGAGTGGTGGGCTCGCACCTGCAAACGTGGGCGATGGCATTCGCCGGTTGCGCACGGCCGCGAAGTCGCTGGCCGTTGACGTGAGCTCCGGCGTCGAGGCCGCCAAGGGCATCAAGGACGCCGCGAAGATCCGCGAATTCGTGGCCGCCGTGCGGGCGGCCGATGCATTGACCTAG
- the truA gene encoding tRNA pseudouridine(38-40) synthase TruA, which yields MRLALGVRYQGEAYEGWQSQLSGRTVQDKLEAALGRLADQPISTLCAGRTDAGVHALMQVVHFDTSIERKPVSWVRGTNRFLPDDIAVQWAQPVPSQFHCRASALTRRYLYVLSQSPVRPSLDAGRVGWSIYPLDGNAMRAAAAMLLGRHDFSSFRASACQALSPIKDLRRIEITRRGENDRCRWHFEFEADAFLHHMIRNIMGCLVRIGNGKAPPEWMREVLEARSRLVAAPTFSPSGLYFLGPLYDAGWGLPPEATLQAGGAPYDGPP from the coding sequence GTGAGACTGGCCCTCGGTGTCCGCTATCAGGGCGAAGCCTACGAAGGCTGGCAGAGCCAGCTTTCGGGCCGCACCGTCCAGGACAAGTTGGAGGCGGCGCTGGGCCGTCTCGCCGACCAGCCCATCTCGACCTTGTGCGCCGGGCGCACCGACGCCGGCGTGCACGCGCTGATGCAGGTGGTGCACTTCGACACCTCGATCGAGCGCAAGCCCGTCTCGTGGGTCCGCGGCACCAATCGCTTCCTGCCCGACGACATCGCAGTGCAATGGGCGCAGCCCGTGCCGAGCCAGTTCCATTGCCGCGCCAGCGCCCTGACTCGGCGCTACCTTTACGTGCTGTCCCAATCGCCGGTACGCCCGAGCCTCGACGCAGGCCGGGTCGGCTGGTCGATCTACCCGCTCGATGGGAACGCGATGCGCGCTGCCGCGGCCATGCTGCTGGGCCGGCACGACTTCAGCTCCTTTCGAGCCTCCGCCTGCCAGGCGCTGTCGCCCATCAAGGACCTGCGGCGCATCGAGATCACGCGCAGGGGCGAGAACGACCGCTGCCGCTGGCACTTCGAATTCGAGGCCGATGCCTTCCTGCACCACATGATCCGCAACATCATGGGTTGCCTGGTCCGTATCGGCAATGGCAAGGCCCCGCCGGAATGGATGCGCGAAGTGCTGGAGGCGCGCAGCCGCCTCGTCGCCGCGCCGACCTTCTCGCCGAGCGGCCTTTACTTCCTCGGACCGCTGTACGACGCCGGATGGGGTCTTCCGCCCGAGGCCACTCTGCAGGCAGGCGGTGCTCCGTATGATGGTCCGCCATGA
- the lysS gene encoding lysine--tRNA ligase, which produces MSDALPSPASAHDDNQLIAERREKLKALRAAQVEGKGVAFPNDFKPADRAAALIAAHGDSEPEALEAAPIAVSVAGRMMLKRVMGKASFATVQDATGRIQLYVTRDAVGEDLYAEFKRWDLGDIVGAEGTAFKTKTGELSVKVTRLRLLTKSLRPLPDKFHGMADQEQKYRQRYVDLITDESARERFVARSRAVSALREFMVANGFLEVETPMLHPIPGGANAKPFKTHHNALDQEMFLRIAPELYLKRLIVGGFERVFEINRSYRNEGISVRHNPEFTMMEFYAAYWNYRDLMDFTETLIRTIAQKSVGNLQLDYQGKPVDLSQPFERLTIREAIARHTEAGANADDAAWLRDALRKLGLSEEKDKLSHRSLASLQVMYFEETVEEKLWQPTFIMEHPTEISPLARANDERPEVTERFELYITGREFGNGFSELNDAEDQAARFNAQVSAKDSGDDEAMFFDHDFVRALEYGMPPTGGCGIGIDRLMMLLTDSPSIRDVILFPALRRES; this is translated from the coding sequence ATGTCCGACGCCCTCCCCTCTCCCGCCTCCGCCCACGACGACAACCAGCTCATCGCCGAAAGGCGCGAGAAGCTGAAGGCGCTGCGCGCCGCACAGGTCGAGGGCAAGGGCGTCGCCTTTCCCAACGACTTCAAGCCCGCCGACCGCGCGGCAGCGCTGATTGCCGCGCATGGCGATTCCGAGCCCGAAGCACTGGAAGCCGCGCCGATCGCCGTCAGCGTGGCCGGCCGCATGATGCTCAAGCGGGTGATGGGCAAGGCCAGCTTCGCCACGGTGCAGGACGCCACCGGACGCATCCAGCTCTACGTCACGCGCGATGCCGTCGGCGAAGACCTTTACGCCGAATTCAAGCGCTGGGACCTGGGCGACATCGTTGGCGCCGAAGGCACCGCATTCAAGACCAAGACCGGCGAGCTCTCGGTCAAGGTGACTCGGCTGCGCCTGCTGACCAAGAGCCTGCGCCCCCTGCCCGACAAGTTCCACGGCATGGCCGACCAGGAACAGAAGTACCGGCAGCGCTACGTCGACCTGATCACCGACGAGTCTGCGCGCGAGCGCTTCGTCGCGCGCAGCCGGGCCGTGAGCGCGCTGCGCGAATTCATGGTGGCCAATGGCTTTCTCGAGGTCGAGACGCCGATGCTGCACCCCATCCCGGGTGGCGCCAACGCCAAGCCATTCAAGACACACCACAACGCGCTCGATCAGGAGATGTTCCTGCGCATCGCGCCCGAGCTGTACCTGAAGCGCCTGATCGTCGGCGGCTTCGAGCGCGTCTTCGAGATCAACCGGAGCTATCGCAACGAGGGCATCTCGGTGCGGCACAACCCCGAGTTCACGATGATGGAGTTCTACGCGGCCTACTGGAACTACCGCGACCTGATGGACTTCACCGAGACGCTGATCCGCACCATCGCGCAGAAGAGCGTGGGCAATCTCCAGCTCGATTACCAGGGCAAGCCGGTGGACCTGAGCCAGCCTTTCGAGCGGCTCACCATCCGCGAGGCAATCGCCAGGCACACCGAGGCCGGCGCGAACGCCGACGATGCCGCCTGGCTGCGCGATGCCCTTCGCAAGCTCGGCTTGAGCGAGGAGAAGGACAAGCTTTCCCATCGCAGCCTGGCGAGCCTGCAGGTGATGTACTTCGAGGAGACGGTAGAAGAAAAGCTCTGGCAGCCGACCTTCATCATGGAGCACCCGACCGAGATCTCGCCCCTGGCCCGCGCCAACGACGAGCGCCCGGAGGTCACGGAGCGCTTCGAGCTCTACATCACCGGGCGCGAGTTCGGCAACGGCTTCAGCGAGCTCAACGATGCAGAGGATCAGGCTGCGCGCTTCAATGCCCAGGTCTCGGCCAAGGACAGCGGCGACGACGAGGCGATGTTCTTCGACCACGACTTCGTGCGCGCGCTCGAATACGGCATGCCGCCCACCGGCGGATGCGGGATCGGCATCGATCGGCTCATGATGCTGCTGACCGATTCGCCCAGCATCCGTGACGTGATCCTCTTTCCTGCACTGCGCCGGGAATCTTGA
- the trpA gene encoding tryptophan synthase subunit alpha, whose product MSRREAPKANSTAAEGEGTRAGRIASTFERLQGQGRRALIPYVTAGFPYADITPELMHGMVEAGADVIELGVPFSDPMADGPVIQAAGEAALAMGVGMKQVLAMVSTFRRTDDATPVVLMGYANPIERYDGVHGKGSFIRDAAAAGVDGLLVVDYPPEECEDFAAGLQAHGIDLIFLLAPTSTPERMAQVGRIATGYVYYVSLKGVTGAGHLDTEAVGRMIPRIREHVKLPVGVGFGIRDARSAQAVGSTADAVVIGTRLIQLIDGQPREQAVALVRKFLTEIREALDALPAATAKNAAGR is encoded by the coding sequence ATGAGCCGCCGGGAAGCTCCCAAGGCGAATAGCACCGCCGCCGAAGGCGAAGGTACTCGAGCAGGCCGGATCGCCTCCACCTTCGAGCGCCTGCAGGGACAGGGCCGCAGGGCACTGATTCCTTACGTCACAGCCGGCTTCCCCTATGCCGACATCACTCCCGAGCTGATGCACGGCATGGTGGAAGCAGGCGCCGATGTGATCGAGCTCGGTGTGCCGTTCTCAGACCCGATGGCCGACGGCCCCGTGATCCAGGCTGCTGGCGAAGCAGCGTTGGCGATGGGCGTCGGCATGAAACAGGTGCTGGCCATGGTGAGCACCTTTCGCCGAACCGACGACGCAACGCCTGTCGTATTGATGGGTTATGCCAATCCGATCGAACGCTACGACGGCGTGCACGGCAAGGGCAGCTTCATCCGCGACGCCGCGGCCGCCGGCGTCGACGGCCTGCTGGTCGTCGACTACCCGCCCGAGGAATGCGAGGACTTCGCCGCCGGGCTGCAAGCGCACGGCATTGACCTGATATTCCTGCTGGCCCCCACCAGCACGCCCGAGCGCATGGCGCAGGTCGGTCGCATCGCCACAGGCTATGTCTACTATGTCTCGCTCAAGGGCGTGACCGGCGCAGGGCACCTCGACACCGAGGCGGTCGGTCGGATGATCCCGCGCATCCGCGAGCACGTGAAGCTGCCGGTGGGCGTGGGCTTCGGCATCCGCGATGCGCGCAGCGCGCAGGCGGTGGGCTCGACGGCCGACGCAGTGGTGATCGGCACCCGCCTCATCCAGCTGATCGACGGGCAGCCGCGCGAGCAGGCGGTAGCGCTGGTGCGCAAATTTTTGACCGAGATCCGGGAAGCGCTGGATGCGCTGCCGGCCGCGACGGCCAAGAATGCGGCTGGCCGATAA
- a CDS encoding FimV/HubP family polar landmark protein, with the protein MTRHQLPAARLPASRPTSRFPARGQLSLLSTAVAFGLGLVSVDAAALALGRLNVQSALGEPLRAEIEVTEITSAEADGLKVSIASAAAFNAAGVPYNPALADVRTSLQRRADGRYVVRLTSSRMLSEPFIDLLVEANWNSGRIVRDYTVLLDPPRTRTATATAPIAPTAPQISVAPAPRSAPVVTQPSPRRAPAAAVAAPAASLESERSVRTGSGDQQVTVRPGDTASKIAGIYKPADVSLDQMLVALLRANPSAFIGGNVNRMKAGAVLDVPSAAQAGAVPGDEAKRTVTAQSRDFGDYRRRLAENAPGSQVAEADRQAKGQLQANVEDRNAANAAADKLRVTQGGAGRQTEEQLARSRQAQDSSTRVAELSKNIAELNKLQAASGSPPATGSTAQGAAPAAASTAPATPAPAPAPAPGAVAATASPVAPALPAALAPAANAQMAPTAAPALAPGAAASAAAAGPAAPAPAAVPASASTAAKGPAPAPAPAPGFFDELLANPLILAGAALIALLVGFLLYRVLGRKRREAGESVFLESRIPRDSFFGASGGESVDTKNRGNSVVSSLSYSPSQLDAGDVDPVAEADVYLAYGRDLQAEEILREALRVTPERTAIHLKLLEIHAKRRDLRAYEALASDVHKLTGGTGSDWNRVADMGKELDPGNPLYEFEGRNVTSAEAAAFAGTLAAATAAPAAPSAAPAAAPVVAAPPPAFVPSVAPLDFDLDLSKPPAPAPVSASLPQLHAQVPAPAPRTTLTNGSHSGPAAPSAKLDLHNDFDTAPGFLEPTTVRAPLTSNEDMTQPATLRAGLPGDSGFIEFDMSSLAGLRAPADTERGRLEPLAEEGGDSPHAIKLSLARELKALGDVEGARSLVEEVAAEGSGDVKAEAKQLLGQLR; encoded by the coding sequence ATGACACGTCACCAGTTGCCTGCGGCTCGACTCCCGGCCAGTCGCCCGACCTCGCGCTTTCCTGCCCGCGGCCAGCTCTCCCTTCTCAGTACGGCGGTGGCTTTCGGGCTGGGGCTGGTGAGTGTCGATGCCGCGGCGCTGGCGCTCGGTCGGCTCAATGTGCAGTCGGCATTGGGCGAGCCGCTGCGGGCCGAGATCGAAGTCACCGAAATCACTTCGGCCGAAGCCGACGGGCTCAAGGTCAGCATCGCCTCCGCCGCGGCCTTCAATGCCGCCGGCGTGCCCTATAACCCGGCGCTGGCCGATGTGAGAACCAGCCTGCAGCGGCGGGCCGACGGGCGCTATGTGGTGCGTCTCACAAGCAGCCGCATGCTGAGCGAGCCCTTCATCGACCTGCTGGTCGAGGCCAACTGGAATTCTGGCCGAATCGTGCGCGATTACACGGTGCTGCTGGATCCGCCAAGAACCCGCACCGCCACCGCAACCGCGCCCATTGCACCCACCGCACCGCAAATCAGCGTGGCCCCCGCACCGCGCAGCGCCCCGGTGGTCACGCAGCCGTCTCCGCGCCGCGCGCCTGCTGCCGCCGTAGCCGCTCCGGCAGCGTCATTGGAGAGCGAGCGCAGCGTGCGCACCGGCTCAGGAGACCAACAGGTGACGGTCCGGCCCGGCGATACCGCGAGCAAGATCGCGGGTATCTACAAGCCGGCCGATGTATCGCTGGATCAGATGTTGGTGGCCCTCCTGCGAGCCAACCCCAGTGCCTTCATTGGCGGCAACGTCAATCGAATGAAGGCCGGCGCCGTGCTCGATGTGCCGAGCGCAGCTCAGGCGGGCGCTGTTCCCGGCGACGAGGCCAAGCGCACGGTAACGGCGCAAAGCCGCGATTTCGGCGACTACCGCCGCCGCTTGGCCGAAAATGCCCCGGGTTCACAGGTCGCCGAGGCCGACCGGCAGGCCAAAGGCCAATTGCAGGCCAATGTCGAGGACCGGAACGCCGCAAACGCCGCAGCCGACAAGCTGCGCGTCACCCAGGGTGGTGCGGGCCGGCAAACCGAGGAGCAGTTGGCCCGGAGCCGCCAAGCCCAGGACAGCAGCACACGCGTTGCCGAACTGTCGAAGAACATCGCCGAACTGAACAAGCTGCAAGCCGCAAGCGGCAGCCCGCCCGCTACCGGAAGCACGGCACAAGGAGCTGCGCCTGCAGCCGCTTCGACCGCACCCGCCACCCCGGCACCGGCTCCAGCGCCGGCACCTGGCGCCGTGGCGGCCACCGCGAGTCCGGTGGCGCCCGCGCTGCCGGCGGCGCTTGCACCTGCAGCGAACGCGCAGATGGCGCCCACGGCCGCACCTGCGCTCGCGCCCGGGGCAGCAGCTTCCGCCGCCGCAGCAGGACCCGCAGCACCCGCCCCTGCCGCGGTTCCGGCCTCGGCGTCGACCGCTGCCAAGGGCCCAGCGCCAGCCCCTGCTCCCGCCCCCGGTTTCTTCGACGAACTGCTCGCGAACCCGCTGATCCTCGCCGGCGCCGCGCTGATTGCGCTGCTGGTCGGCTTCCTGTTGTACCGCGTCCTCGGCCGCAAGCGTCGCGAAGCCGGCGAAAGCGTGTTCCTCGAGAGCCGCATCCCCAGGGATTCGTTCTTCGGTGCCAGCGGCGGCGAGTCTGTGGACACGAAGAACCGGGGCAATTCGGTTGTCTCCTCTCTGTCTTATTCGCCGAGCCAGCTCGACGCCGGCGATGTCGATCCCGTCGCCGAGGCCGACGTCTACCTGGCCTACGGCCGCGACCTGCAGGCCGAGGAAATCCTGCGCGAAGCCCTGCGCGTCACGCCCGAGCGCACCGCCATCCACCTCAAGCTCCTCGAGATCCACGCCAAGCGACGCGATCTGCGCGCCTACGAGGCACTCGCGTCGGACGTGCACAAGCTGACCGGCGGCACCGGCAGCGACTGGAACCGGGTGGCGGACATGGGCAAGGAGCTGGATCCTGGCAATCCGTTGTACGAATTCGAGGGCCGGAACGTCACTTCGGCGGAAGCCGCCGCCTTCGCCGGCACCCTGGCTGCCGCAACGGCGGCGCCTGCAGCGCCATCTGCTGCACCGGCGGCAGCTCCGGTGGTCGCCGCGCCGCCTCCGGCTTTCGTGCCTTCGGTCGCCCCGCTGGATTTCGACCTGGACCTGAGCAAGCCACCTGCGCCCGCTCCCGTCAGCGCCAGCTTGCCGCAATTGCACGCCCAGGTGCCCGCGCCGGCGCCGCGTACGACGCTGACGAATGGAAGCCATTCAGGGCCTGCCGCCCCGAGCGCCAAGCTCGACCTGCACAACGATTTCGACACGGCCCCCGGCTTTCTCGAGCCGACGACGGTGCGCGCCCCTTTGACCTCGAACGAAGACATGACCCAGCCGGCAACCCTGCGTGCCGGCCTGCCGGGCGACTCGGGCTTTATCGAGTTCGACATGAGCTCCCTGGCCGGCTTGCGCGCACCCGCCGACACCGAGCGCGGCCGTCTGGAGCCCCTGGCCGAAGAAGGCGGCGACAGCCCGCATGCCATCAAGTTGTCGTTGGCGCGCGAACTGAAGGCGCTCGGTGATGTCGAAGGAGCCCGCTCGCTGGTCGAGGAAGTGGCCGCCGAGGGTTCGGGCGATGTGAAGGCCGAAGCGAAGCAACTGCTCGGCCAATTGCGCTGA
- a CDS encoding LON peptidase substrate-binding domain-containing protein, protein MTTQPLPQPLPLFPLGTVLFPGGFLPLRIFEVRYLDMIGKCHKAGTPFGVVSLTQGTEVRRAGAEAERFAGVGTLAEIREFDVPQAGLIQIACVGTQRFRIRSSALQTHGLWTAEVETVADDVPLAVPDDLRAVSDALRRLVDTLEERRRSEGSEQVRLPVQAPFRFDDCGWVANRWCELLPVPAELKQRLMELDSPLMRLELVGDLLVRAGITK, encoded by the coding sequence ATGACGACACAACCCCTCCCGCAGCCGCTGCCCCTGTTCCCGCTAGGTACCGTGCTCTTTCCCGGCGGCTTCCTGCCCCTGCGCATCTTCGAGGTGCGCTACCTGGACATGATCGGCAAATGCCACAAGGCCGGCACGCCCTTCGGCGTGGTCAGCCTGACGCAGGGCACGGAAGTCCGGCGCGCAGGCGCCGAGGCCGAGCGCTTTGCCGGCGTCGGCACGCTCGCGGAGATCCGCGAGTTCGATGTCCCGCAGGCCGGGCTGATCCAGATCGCATGCGTGGGCACGCAGCGCTTCCGCATACGCAGCAGCGCATTGCAGACACATGGGCTCTGGACCGCGGAGGTCGAGACTGTCGCCGACGACGTGCCACTCGCCGTGCCCGATGATCTTCGAGCCGTCTCCGACGCCCTGCGCCGCCTGGTGGACACGCTGGAGGAGCGGCGCCGCAGCGAGGGCAGCGAGCAGGTGCGGTTGCCGGTTCAGGCGCCCTTCCGTTTCGACGATTGCGGCTGGGTGGCCAACCGTTGGTGCGAGTTGCTGCCTGTGCCGGCTGAGCTCAAGCAGCGATTGATGGAGCTGGACAGCCCCTTGATGCGGCTCGAACTCGTGGGCGACCTGCTCGTGCGCGCCGGCATCACGAAGTAG
- the trpB gene encoding tryptophan synthase subunit beta — MNSYDQPDPSGHFGIYGGTFASETLTHAINELRVAYAKYKDDPEFQAEFRHELAHFVGRPSPIYHAARTSREMGGAQIYLKREDLNHTGAHKVNNTIGQAMLARRMGKPRVIAETGAGQHGVATATICARYGLECVVYMGSQDVKRQSPNVYRMNLLGATVVPVESGSKTLKDALNEAMRDWVTNVENTFYIIGTVAGPHPYPMMVRDFQRVIGDECIAQMPSMLAAQGIVGEAEGRQPDVVVACVGGGSNAMGIFHPYIPFTGTRLIGVEAAGEGLDSGKHAASILRGSPGVLHGNRTYLLQNEDGQVTETHSISAGLDYPGVGPEHAYLADIGRAEYVGVTDTEALEAFHYLCRTEGIIPALESSHAVAYAMKLAKTMRPDQSILVNLSGRGDKDIGTVADLSGVDFYDRPSMRGLGVKGGKA; from the coding sequence ATGAACAGCTACGACCAACCCGATCCCAGCGGCCATTTCGGCATCTACGGCGGCACCTTCGCCAGCGAAACCCTGACCCATGCAATCAACGAATTGCGCGTGGCCTACGCGAAATACAAGGACGACCCTGAGTTCCAGGCTGAATTCCGCCACGAGCTCGCGCATTTCGTAGGCCGTCCCTCGCCGATCTACCACGCGGCACGAACCAGTCGGGAGATGGGCGGCGCGCAGATCTACCTGAAGCGCGAGGACCTGAACCATACCGGCGCGCACAAGGTCAACAACACCATCGGCCAGGCGATGCTCGCGCGGCGCATGGGCAAGCCGCGCGTGATCGCCGAGACCGGCGCCGGCCAGCACGGCGTGGCCACGGCCACCATCTGCGCACGCTACGGGCTCGAATGCGTGGTCTACATGGGCAGCCAGGACGTCAAGCGCCAGAGCCCGAACGTCTATCGCATGAACCTGCTGGGCGCGACCGTGGTCCCGGTCGAATCGGGCAGCAAGACCCTGAAGGATGCGCTGAACGAAGCGATGCGCGACTGGGTCACCAACGTCGAAAACACCTTCTACATCATCGGCACCGTGGCTGGCCCGCATCCATATCCGATGATGGTGCGCGATTTCCAGCGCGTGATCGGCGACGAGTGCATTGCCCAGATGCCCTCGATGCTGGCGGCACAAGGAATCGTCGGCGAGGCGGAAGGCCGGCAGCCGGACGTCGTGGTGGCGTGCGTGGGTGGCGGCAGCAATGCGATGGGCATCTTCCATCCCTACATCCCCTTCACAGGCACGCGCCTCATCGGCGTCGAAGCGGCGGGCGAAGGCCTCGACAGCGGCAAGCACGCTGCCTCGATCCTGCGCGGCAGCCCCGGCGTGCTGCACGGCAATCGCACGTACCTCCTTCAGAACGAAGACGGGCAGGTGACCGAGACCCACAGCATCAGCGCCGGCCTCGACTATCCCGGCGTAGGACCCGAGCATGCCTACCTGGCCGACATCGGCCGTGCCGAGTACGTGGGGGTCACCGATACCGAGGCCCTCGAGGCCTTCCACTATCTATGCCGCACCGAGGGCATCATCCCGGCGCTCGAATCCAGCCATGCGGTGGCCTACGCCATGAAGCTCGCGAAGACCATGCGTCCTGACCAGTCGATCCTGGTCAACCTCTCCGGCCGCGGCGACAAGGACATCGGTACCGTGGCCGACCTGTCGGGCGTCGACTTCTACGATCGGCCGTCGATGCGCGGCCTCGGCGTGAAGGGAGGCAAAGCATGA
- a CDS encoding YggT family protein — MFYQIPSFLLDVIVGLLGGACLLRLYMQYHRVPFGNPLGRFVFAVTDWIVLPLRRVIPAAKRWDLASAVAAWLLVMLKFLLLWALMGALGRWAILPLVSLIGLMQLAVSGLTALLIVYAVLSWVPNASSMLQDLIGRLAEPLVRPLRRFIPLLGGVDLSPLAAIVLLQVGAIVLGSLMATVFGMGR; from the coding sequence ATGTTCTACCAGATCCCTTCGTTCCTTCTCGACGTGATCGTCGGCCTGCTCGGCGGGGCGTGCCTGCTGCGCCTGTATATGCAGTACCACCGCGTGCCCTTCGGCAACCCGCTGGGGCGCTTCGTCTTCGCGGTCACCGACTGGATCGTGCTGCCGCTGCGGCGCGTCATCCCCGCGGCCAAGCGCTGGGATCTGGCGAGCGCCGTGGCCGCATGGTTGCTGGTGATGCTCAAGTTCCTGCTGCTCTGGGCCCTGATGGGCGCGCTGGGCCGTTGGGCGATCCTGCCCCTGGTATCGCTGATCGGGCTGATGCAGCTGGCGGTGTCGGGCCTGACTGCGCTGCTGATCGTCTACGCAGTTCTCTCGTGGGTTCCGAATGCGTCGTCGATGCTCCAGGACCTGATCGGGCGGCTGGCCGAGCCGTTGGTGCGGCCGCTGAGGCGCTTCATTCCACTGCTGGGCGGCGTGGACCTGTCGCCGCTCGCTGCCATCGTGCTGCTGCAGGTGGGCGCCATCGTGCTGGGAAGCCTGATGGCGACGGTCTTCGGGATGGGCCGCTAG